Proteins from one Gallus gallus isolate bGalGal1 chromosome 17, bGalGal1.mat.broiler.GRCg7b, whole genome shotgun sequence genomic window:
- the CYSRT1 gene encoding cysteine-rich tail protein 1, protein MDRGVTLENPYASVNIPRSQFQQSFITRYLEDEPASPTVIANPAVVPVHSTEEQAGSWDKQPVSTEKSWSRPYNPYASMKMPNGESPNSFYTVTLDKPPKGHGHEDDKRSGCRRCCPCCRKCCCVIS, encoded by the coding sequence ATGGATCGTGGTGTTACCCTGGAGAACCCCTATGCCAGCGTGAACATCCCACGGTCCCAGTTCCAGCAGAGCTTCATCACTCGCTACCTGGAGGACGAGCCCGCATCACCCACCGTCATTGCCAACCCTGCCGTCGTGCCCGTGCACAGCACGGAGGAGCAGGCGGGCAGCTGGGACAAGCAGCCCGTTTCCACGGAGAAGTCCTGGTCCCGGCCTTACAATCCCTATGCCAGCATGAAGATGCCCAATGGGGAATCACCCAACTCCTTCTACACCGTCACCCTGGACAAACCACCCAAGGGCCATGGGCACGAAGATGACAAGAGGAGCGGCTGCCGCAGGTGCTGCCCCTGCTGCAGAAAGTGCTGCTGTGTCATCTCCTAA